In Bacillus sp. SB49, a single window of DNA contains:
- a CDS encoding glycoside hydrolase family 3 protein encodes MKGRRRGWFVVLLTFCLLIPGTMTGPVSADGKKSNKGTELILLQNVPEADRTIKGDTVQMEVLRVYKDGHFKKVEENLKWSSNNKRVAEVDEHGKVTWHGKPGRAWITVRSGKDQDRIAVHFKRKKHKGQSEVTPVLMKQKGKKYDIVRNAIDKMTMEEKVGQMLMPDFRTWKGKNVTEMNAEIEQMVKKYHLGGVILFRENVVTTEQTTTLVDDYQSASEKFGLLMTIDQEGGIVTRLQSGTDMPGNMALGAARSEELAQNVGNAIGEELAALGFNVNFAPVMDVNNNPDNPVIGVRSFGGDPGLVGTMGTAYMRGLQQAGVAATAKHFPGHGDTAVDSHLGLPEVPHDLDRLKEVELYPFQQAMDAGIDAIMTAHVTFPKIDDTEVISQKDGTPIALPATLSEKVLTGLIREEMGYEGIVVTDALNMKAISDHFGPVDSVIRAINAGTDIVLMPVGLEEVAGGIYEAVETGEIKEETIEDSVQRILTLKVKRGIIPSENPKSVEEKVQYAEEIVGSEAHKQVEKEAAEKSITMVKNDGVLPVTPEEEEEVLVIGNTFIDLLGDAVRERHGATTVLSTSSAELTEGQLEMVKKADYIIFGTYTYNVATRSADHPQMKLIHEVMDASEAPVISIGIRNPYDIMSYAGVDAYLAQYGFKAASFKASAATIFGENSPQGKLPVTIPDEDGSVMYEYGTGLTY; translated from the coding sequence GTGAAAGGCAGGAGAAGAGGTTGGTTTGTTGTGCTGCTTACATTCTGTCTGTTGATTCCGGGAACGATGACCGGACCGGTATCGGCGGACGGGAAAAAGTCGAACAAGGGAACAGAGTTAATTCTTTTGCAGAACGTACCGGAAGCGGACAGGACAATTAAAGGGGATACGGTTCAGATGGAGGTGCTGCGTGTTTACAAAGATGGTCACTTCAAGAAGGTCGAGGAGAATCTGAAGTGGTCGTCCAACAATAAACGGGTGGCGGAAGTGGATGAACATGGAAAAGTAACATGGCACGGAAAACCCGGGCGAGCGTGGATTACCGTCCGCAGCGGGAAGGATCAGGACCGGATCGCCGTCCATTTCAAACGAAAGAAGCATAAAGGGCAGTCCGAGGTTACTCCTGTACTGATGAAGCAGAAAGGAAAGAAGTATGACATCGTAAGGAATGCCATCGATAAAATGACAATGGAGGAGAAAGTAGGACAGATGCTGATGCCTGACTTCCGTACTTGGAAGGGGAAAAATGTCACGGAAATGAATGCTGAAATAGAGCAGATGGTAAAAAAATATCATTTGGGGGGAGTCATTCTTTTCCGTGAAAATGTCGTAACCACAGAGCAAACGACAACGCTTGTCGACGATTACCAGAGTGCGAGTGAGAAATTTGGACTGCTTATGACCATTGATCAGGAAGGTGGAATCGTCACAAGGCTGCAATCCGGGACAGATATGCCTGGAAATATGGCACTTGGGGCAGCACGTTCGGAAGAGCTAGCTCAGAATGTTGGAAATGCCATTGGAGAAGAACTTGCGGCACTTGGATTCAATGTGAATTTCGCTCCTGTGATGGATGTAAACAATAATCCAGATAATCCGGTTATCGGCGTCCGTTCCTTCGGTGGAGACCCAGGATTGGTTGGAACGATGGGAACCGCTTATATGCGGGGATTACAACAAGCTGGTGTCGCTGCTACGGCCAAGCACTTCCCTGGCCATGGAGATACCGCTGTCGATTCTCATCTAGGTCTTCCTGAAGTGCCTCACGATTTAGACCGACTCAAGGAAGTGGAACTCTATCCCTTCCAACAAGCAATGGATGCAGGTATTGACGCAATCATGACGGCACACGTCACTTTCCCGAAAATTGATGATACCGAAGTGATTTCTCAGAAGGATGGGACGCCGATTGCTCTTCCTGCCACCTTATCAGAGAAGGTGTTGACCGGCTTAATTCGTGAAGAGATGGGCTATGAAGGGATTGTCGTGACCGATGCGCTCAACATGAAAGCAATCAGTGACCACTTCGGACCGGTAGATTCCGTGATTCGGGCGATCAACGCCGGAACAGATATCGTATTGATGCCTGTAGGACTTGAAGAAGTAGCGGGAGGTATTTACGAAGCTGTGGAAACGGGGGAAATCAAGGAAGAAACCATTGAGGACTCTGTCCAACGTATCTTGACGTTGAAAGTGAAGCGGGGAATCATTCCTTCCGAAAATCCGAAGTCGGTGGAAGAGAAGGTTCAATACGCGGAAGAAATCGTAGGTTCCGAAGCGCATAAACAGGTGGAAAAAGAAGCTGCTGAGAAGTCGATCACCATGGTCAAAAATGATGGGGTATTACCTGTGACACCAGAAGAGGAGGAAGAGGTACTTGTCATTGGAAATACATTCATCGATTTGCTTGGTGATGCCGTCAGAGAACGCCACGGTGCCACTACTGTTTTATCAACGTCGAGCGCGGAATTGACAGAAGGACAGTTGGAAATGGTGAAAAAGGCGGACTATATCATCTTTGGTACTTACACGTATAATGTCGCCACACGGTCTGCCGATCACCCACAAATGAAATTGATCCATGAAGTGATGGATGCGAGCGAAGCGCCTGTCATCAGTATTGGAATTCGGAATCCATACGACATCATGAGTTATGCAGGTGTCGATGCTTACCTCGCCCAATATGGCTTTAAAGCAGCCAGTTTCAAGGCGTCCGCTGCCACCATATTTGGTGAAAATTCACCGCAAGGAAAGCTTCCTGTCACGATACCTGATGAAGATGGATCGGTGATGTACGAATATGGAACGGGGCTCACTTATTAA
- a CDS encoding Na+/H+ antiporter NhaC family protein → MTKPKANIFALIPFVVFIVLFIGSGIVTGDFYKMPVLVALFAAILVALLMDRKTDFETKIMTLSKGGGHPNIILMVVIFLLAGAFASVAQGMGAVDSTVNLGLSYLPGGWMVVGLFVIGCFISISMGTSTGTVVALAPIGLGVAEQTDIGVALIMGAIVSGAMFGDNLSIISDTTIAAVRTQGTEMKEKFKANFFIVLPAAIVTAVIFAVWTASASADLGETYSYNFLEVIPYLGVLLFAILGVNVIFVLIGGTVAAGIVGLILGKFSGMELINLIGDGFANMQELSMIAILLGGLVELIRYNGGIEYLLEAVNKRVRSNRGGEFGIAGIVTAINLSTANNTISIITAGPLAKQISDDYGIEPRRSASLLDIFASSVQGIIPYGAQLLAVAGVASISPIAIVPFCIYPILTAVSGILAIVFKFPKFTVQKADPSAQKGS, encoded by the coding sequence ATGACAAAACCGAAAGCAAATATTTTTGCACTTATTCCATTTGTAGTATTTATTGTATTGTTCATTGGTTCAGGGATCGTGACAGGTGACTTCTACAAAATGCCTGTACTCGTCGCTCTGTTTGCAGCTATACTGGTAGCGCTGCTTATGGATCGAAAAACAGATTTTGAAACGAAAATCATGACACTCTCCAAAGGGGGAGGACACCCGAATATCATCTTGATGGTTGTGATCTTCCTGCTCGCGGGAGCATTTGCTTCCGTCGCACAGGGAATGGGGGCTGTAGATTCCACCGTCAACCTTGGCCTGAGCTACCTGCCTGGTGGATGGATGGTCGTCGGCCTGTTCGTCATTGGGTGTTTCATATCCATTTCCATGGGTACTTCCACAGGGACAGTTGTAGCTTTAGCCCCGATCGGACTTGGTGTCGCAGAACAAACAGATATTGGTGTGGCGCTGATTATGGGAGCCATTGTAAGTGGGGCTATGTTCGGGGACAACCTCTCCATCATTTCTGATACAACCATTGCAGCTGTTCGAACACAAGGCACGGAAATGAAAGAAAAGTTCAAGGCGAACTTCTTTATCGTTCTTCCGGCTGCCATAGTAACAGCGGTTATTTTTGCAGTATGGACAGCCAGTGCGAGTGCAGATCTTGGGGAAACATACTCGTATAATTTCCTTGAAGTCATTCCATATCTCGGAGTGCTCCTGTTCGCCATCCTTGGGGTAAACGTCATATTCGTTCTGATCGGCGGAACGGTAGCAGCCGGAATTGTCGGTTTGATTCTCGGTAAATTCTCGGGGATGGAACTGATTAACCTGATCGGAGACGGCTTCGCTAACATGCAGGAGTTGTCTATGATCGCTATTTTGCTCGGAGGACTTGTAGAGCTGATCCGTTACAACGGCGGAATTGAGTATCTACTGGAAGCGGTGAATAAACGTGTCCGGTCTAATCGTGGTGGAGAGTTCGGGATCGCCGGTATCGTAACCGCGATCAATTTGTCCACTGCAAACAACACGATTTCGATCATCACGGCCGGTCCATTAGCCAAACAGATCTCTGATGATTACGGCATTGAACCGAGAAGATCCGCCAGCCTGTTGGACATCTTCGCAAGCTCTGTTCAAGGAATCATTCCTTACGGAGCCCAACTCCTTGCTGTAGCCGGTGTGGCATCGATTTCACCTATTGCAATCGTACCGTTTTGTATTTATCCGATCTTAACAGCCGTGTCCGGAATTCTTGCTATTGTCTTCAAGTTTCCTAAGTTTACGGTTCAGAAAGCAGATCCTTCCGCTCAAAAAGGATCCTGA
- a CDS encoding ABC transporter permease, which translates to MKESERIAAQDPLLNEQQEWRKRRIRQRFKQTLTIASPVFILLLWEILSRTGLMDARFFPPPTQIVGTFWLMAGSGELFSHVGISLYRIFAGFLLGVIPAIAIGLLMGLYGPIRHFLSPLIMALMPIPTLALLPIIIILFGVGEVSKVVTIAGSVFFPVVINTVAGVINIDRIYLDVAKNYGADSKQFFFKIALPGSLPVMLEGIQMGQAIALLTIVAAEMMGANSGIGYLIWTSYKAFMLKEMFVGLVLISFFGYLFSLILRGLQSKLLPWR; encoded by the coding sequence ATGAAAGAATCGGAAAGGATTGCTGCACAGGATCCTTTGCTCAATGAACAGCAAGAATGGAGAAAAAGGCGTATACGTCAACGGTTCAAACAAACACTTACCATAGCTTCCCCGGTGTTTATTCTGTTGCTTTGGGAAATCTTGTCCCGTACAGGCTTGATGGATGCCCGTTTTTTCCCGCCTCCTACGCAAATCGTGGGAACCTTTTGGTTGATGGCAGGGAGCGGAGAACTGTTCAGCCATGTTGGAATCTCATTATATCGTATTTTTGCAGGATTCCTTCTCGGAGTGATCCCTGCTATTGCAATCGGACTGCTGATGGGTTTGTATGGTCCAATCCGGCATTTCCTGTCGCCTTTGATCATGGCTCTCATGCCGATTCCAACACTTGCTCTCCTGCCGATCATCATCATTCTGTTCGGAGTAGGGGAAGTTTCCAAGGTGGTGACGATCGCAGGAAGTGTCTTCTTTCCGGTAGTCATCAATACAGTTGCCGGTGTCATCAACATCGACAGAATATATTTGGACGTAGCAAAGAATTACGGAGCAGATTCGAAACAGTTTTTCTTCAAAATCGCTCTCCCGGGTTCCTTACCGGTCATGCTTGAAGGGATTCAAATGGGGCAGGCGATCGCCTTACTTACGATAGTGGCAGCGGAAATGATGGGAGCGAATTCCGGTATCGGCTACTTAATCTGGACCTCCTATAAGGCATTCATGTTGAAAGAAATGTTTGTAGGGCTCGTACTCATCTCGTTCTTCGGCTATTTATTCTCATTAATCTTGAGAGGACTGCAAAGTAAATTACTCCCTTGGCGTTGA
- a CDS encoding ABC transporter ATP-binding protein: MDAKISIRDLTKVFYKKESRVTALEGINLDIADGEFVCLVGPSGCGKTTLLRILADLETPSSGSFTIARAKEDRPLQSMVFQERGVIPWLTVEGNVSFGLKMRRVPAAVIKERTAYYLEKVGLERFAKLYPRELSGGMKQRVSIARAFANDPEILLMDEPFAALDEQNKFILQEELLNIWAETKKTVLFITHSIDEALLLSDRILLMSAQPGRIVKEKRIELPRPRNMEQVRADPVMAEQFVEVWNHLQEEVQRSRI; the protein is encoded by the coding sequence ATGGATGCGAAAATTTCCATCAGGGATTTGACGAAAGTATTTTATAAAAAGGAAAGCAGAGTCACAGCATTGGAAGGAATCAATCTGGATATTGCCGATGGAGAGTTCGTCTGTTTAGTCGGACCGAGCGGGTGCGGAAAAACGACACTGCTCAGAATTCTAGCCGATTTGGAAACACCGAGTTCCGGGTCATTCACCATCGCAAGAGCAAAGGAAGACCGGCCACTTCAGTCGATGGTCTTCCAGGAACGGGGGGTGATTCCGTGGCTGACCGTGGAGGGTAACGTCAGTTTTGGTTTGAAAATGCGTCGTGTACCAGCGGCGGTCATCAAGGAACGGACCGCGTATTATTTAGAAAAAGTAGGGCTGGAGCGTTTCGCCAAGCTTTACCCTAGAGAGCTTTCCGGAGGAATGAAACAACGGGTGAGCATTGCCAGAGCATTCGCAAATGACCCGGAAATATTGTTGATGGATGAACCGTTCGCAGCATTGGATGAACAGAATAAATTCATCCTGCAGGAAGAATTACTCAACATCTGGGCCGAAACGAAAAAAACGGTCCTCTTCATTACACATAGTATCGATGAAGCACTCCTGCTCAGCGACCGGATTCTCTTGATGAGTGCCCAGCCGGGGAGGATTGTAAAGGAAAAACGAATCGAGCTCCCCAGACCAAGAAATATGGAGCAGGTCAGGGCTGACCCTGTCATGGCGGAACAATTCGTGGAGGTCTGGAATCATCTTCAGGAAGAAGTGCAACGATCAAGGATTTAA
- a CDS encoding ABC transporter substrate-binding protein gives MRKSLWIFISLFLFLGIVAGCSDKESEQGKRKETVSGDLAPLEKRQKVVIAEDGAASGAGFYIAKEKGYFDDYNIDIEFTTFANSDDMLPALASGEVDIAGGVSTASFFNAIAQGIDVKIIADKGHYFDGNSYFSFVIREDLQDEIKEYADFKGKRIAVSSKNAVDDYIFHEMLKHAGLTEKDVEVVLMSDFGNMLAAMGNKSIDAALQIEPLITQGESQGLHVRFGDATDYAPEAQIAMVLGSPEFVEEETDVSLRFMAAYLKGVRDYNDAFLHGEGLDEVIDIMTKHTALKDPEIWKKVGVTGLDPDGSMFVEDIKDQFDFYNSNGAIIGDVDFDEAVDPSLAAKAVDIIGEYDKK, from the coding sequence ATGCGTAAATCATTATGGATCTTTATCTCTCTTTTTTTATTTTTGGGTATAGTAGCAGGCTGCAGTGATAAGGAGTCTGAACAAGGAAAGCGGAAAGAAACCGTATCCGGCGATCTGGCTCCGCTTGAGAAGCGTCAGAAGGTAGTTATTGCAGAGGACGGTGCGGCGTCCGGTGCAGGATTTTACATCGCGAAAGAGAAAGGATATTTCGATGACTATAACATAGACATTGAATTTACGACATTCGCCAACAGTGATGATATGCTGCCGGCGCTTGCTTCCGGTGAAGTGGACATCGCCGGCGGAGTCTCCACCGCTTCGTTCTTCAATGCGATCGCTCAGGGAATCGATGTGAAGATCATCGCTGATAAAGGGCACTATTTCGATGGCAATTCCTACTTCAGTTTTGTTATTAGAGAAGACCTTCAGGATGAAATCAAGGAGTATGCCGATTTTAAAGGAAAACGGATTGCTGTATCTTCAAAGAATGCCGTGGATGATTACATCTTCCATGAAATGCTGAAGCATGCCGGCTTGACTGAGAAGGACGTAGAGGTCGTCTTAATGTCTGATTTCGGTAATATGTTGGCCGCGATGGGGAATAAATCCATAGATGCTGCCCTGCAGATAGAGCCTTTGATAACACAGGGAGAATCGCAGGGGTTACATGTGCGGTTCGGTGATGCTACGGATTATGCTCCAGAAGCACAAATCGCGATGGTTCTAGGCTCACCGGAATTTGTTGAAGAAGAAACAGACGTATCGCTCCGCTTCATGGCTGCTTATTTGAAGGGGGTACGCGATTACAACGATGCATTTCTTCACGGCGAGGGGCTTGATGAAGTCATTGATATCATGACAAAACACACCGCTTTGAAGGATCCTGAAATATGGAAGAAAGTCGGCGTGACAGGACTGGATCCGGACGGCAGTATGTTCGTGGAGGATATTAAAGATCAGTTCGACTTTTACAACTCCAATGGTGCCATCATCGGCGATGTAGATTTCGATGAGGCTGTAGACCCTTCTCTGGCAGCCAAAGCCGTGGACATTATCGGAGAGTATGATAAAAAGTAA
- a CDS encoding GntR family transcriptional regulator → MNFDAGSAKPIYIQIAEWMEDEILQGHFQVDGKVHSQYKLADMYNINPATAAKGLTKLAEEGVLYDRRGLGKFVAEEANAIIKEKRRNKTMKRLVDDLVKEAGKLEMTEEEVITLIKETWGGAKE, encoded by the coding sequence TTGAATTTTGACGCAGGGAGTGCAAAGCCAATTTACATCCAGATCGCAGAATGGATGGAGGATGAGATTCTTCAAGGACACTTTCAAGTAGATGGAAAGGTGCATTCTCAGTATAAGCTGGCGGATATGTATAATATCAATCCGGCGACTGCGGCCAAAGGGCTGACGAAATTAGCGGAAGAGGGTGTTCTTTATGACAGGCGGGGACTCGGGAAATTCGTGGCGGAGGAAGCGAATGCGATTATAAAGGAAAAGCGGAGGAACAAGACAATGAAGCGTTTAGTTGACGATCTTGTGAAGGAAGCAGGGAAGTTGGAAATGACTGAAGAGGAAGTAATCACGCTCATTAAAGAAACATGGGGAGGAGCGAAAGAGTGA
- a CDS encoding exo-beta-N-acetylmuramidase NamZ family protein, producing the protein MRKWFILVVVLLTTWSTFSVVFADHQGNRGKHKGHHKKQEEFKLGVEVLLDDKKELLEGKRIGLITNPTGVDQDLNSVVDLFYEDEDLELTALYGPEHGVRGSAQAGEYVEFYEDEKTGLPVYSLYGKTKKPTPDMLENIDVLVFDIQDVGTRFYTYIYTMAYAMEAAQENDIPFFVLDRPNPIGGDQVEGPVLDTDYQSFVGNYPIPLRHGMTAGELAKLFNKEFDIGADLTVVKMEGWKRGMDYDDTDMPFVAPSPNMPTVDTAYVYSGAALIEGTNVSEGRGTTKPFELIGAPFIDSEQLAEAMNEKNLPGVRFRAASFTPSFSKHAGKLSHGVQLHILDRDEFQPVNTGLHLVKTIHDMYPDDFEFRAEDANGISFFDLLIGNGWVRESINEGHSVEQMEKRWKDDLKKFNKTRKHFLLYK; encoded by the coding sequence ATGCGGAAGTGGTTTATACTAGTGGTCGTTCTGCTAACAACCTGGTCCACCTTTTCAGTCGTTTTCGCTGATCATCAAGGAAACCGTGGTAAACACAAGGGACATCATAAGAAGCAGGAGGAATTCAAACTTGGTGTAGAAGTGCTGCTCGATGATAAGAAAGAACTTTTGGAAGGAAAGCGCATTGGGTTAATCACGAATCCGACAGGAGTAGATCAGGATTTGAACAGTGTCGTCGATCTTTTCTACGAAGATGAAGATTTAGAGTTGACGGCTCTTTATGGTCCCGAACATGGAGTGCGGGGAAGCGCTCAGGCAGGCGAGTATGTGGAATTTTACGAAGATGAGAAGACTGGTCTGCCTGTGTACAGCTTATACGGTAAAACGAAAAAACCGACTCCGGATATGCTTGAAAATATTGATGTCCTCGTATTCGACATCCAGGACGTAGGAACGCGTTTCTATACGTACATCTACACGATGGCTTATGCGATGGAAGCAGCACAAGAAAACGACATTCCATTCTTCGTCCTGGACCGGCCGAACCCGATCGGTGGAGACCAGGTGGAGGGTCCGGTCCTTGATACAGACTACCAGTCTTTCGTAGGAAATTATCCAATCCCACTGAGGCATGGCATGACGGCAGGAGAATTGGCGAAGCTGTTTAACAAAGAATTCGATATCGGTGCAGATTTGACCGTCGTGAAAATGGAAGGGTGGAAGCGGGGAATGGATTATGATGATACAGACATGCCGTTCGTTGCGCCTTCGCCGAACATGCCGACGGTAGATACGGCTTACGTATATTCTGGGGCTGCATTGATTGAAGGGACAAATGTATCGGAAGGAAGAGGAACTACGAAGCCGTTCGAGTTGATCGGAGCCCCCTTCATAGACAGCGAACAATTGGCGGAAGCAATGAACGAGAAGAACCTTCCTGGTGTCAGGTTCCGGGCGGCTTCATTTACCCCGTCTTTTTCTAAGCATGCCGGGAAATTATCCCACGGCGTCCAACTTCACATACTGGACCGTGATGAGTTCCAGCCTGTTAACACAGGTCTGCACTTAGTGAAAACTATCCATGATATGTACCCTGATGATTTCGAATTTCGTGCCGAAGATGCAAATGGTATCTCGTTCTTTGATCTACTAATAGGGAACGGATGGGTAAGGGAATCAATTAATGAGGGGCATTCCGTAGAACAGATGGAGAAACGTTGGAAGGATGACCTCAAAAAGTTTAATAAGACGAGAAAACATTTTCTTCTGTATAAGTAA
- a CDS encoding SLC13 family permease — protein MRATVAIKNSWQKLWVMHEEAKALMQFMVSGNHTSAYTKENGEQEGKTGPSMQPRQKIGLILGPMLFLLALLFVDAEGLSREAVAILASTLWIATWWITEAIPIPATSLLPLVLFPVTGGLESGMTASSYGDDTIFLFMGGFLIALTMQKWNLHKRMALFIIASVGTSTEQIVLGFMVATGVLSMWISNTATAMMMVPIGMAVIYQAAEQLKKKGETVDHDSFPFGKAVMLGIAYSASIGGLATLIGTPPNTIFKAVVEQTYAIEISFAGWMTFGVPLSLLLLAIAWVYLVKVAYPMKMKELPGGRKVIREERRSLGVMSFEEKTVLLVFTVTAAAWISRSFLLVRINENINDTMIAMIAAVILFILPSKKRKGEHLLDWDTAKGLPWGILLLFGAGLAIASGFQETGLAEWIGNQLTVLQGVHLLLIIVIVTGMVIFLTEITSNTATATMMFPIMASLASALSVHPYSLMIAAGIAASCAFMLPVATPPNAVVFGSGYLRIPDMAKAGLWLNILAVILVTLAIYFYLPFVWGIDLNEFPSQFQS, from the coding sequence ATGAGAGCGACCGTTGCTATCAAAAATAGTTGGCAAAAGCTTTGGGTGATGCATGAGGAAGCGAAGGCACTGATGCAGTTTATGGTGTCCGGGAATCATACTTCAGCTTACACCAAGGAAAATGGAGAACAAGAAGGGAAAACAGGGCCTTCCATGCAGCCGAGACAAAAGATCGGCTTGATTCTTGGACCCATGCTTTTTCTTCTTGCCTTGCTGTTTGTGGATGCGGAAGGTTTGTCAAGAGAGGCTGTAGCGATTCTTGCGAGTACACTATGGATTGCTACATGGTGGATTACAGAGGCAATTCCCATTCCAGCCACCTCGTTGCTTCCTCTCGTATTGTTTCCTGTTACCGGCGGGTTGGAAAGTGGAATGACCGCATCTTCTTACGGAGATGACACCATCTTTCTGTTTATGGGGGGCTTTTTAATTGCCCTTACTATGCAGAAATGGAACTTACATAAACGGATGGCCCTGTTTATCATAGCTTCCGTCGGCACGAGCACCGAACAAATTGTACTCGGGTTTATGGTTGCTACCGGTGTGCTGTCCATGTGGATTTCCAACACAGCGACGGCAATGATGATGGTGCCGATTGGTATGGCCGTTATATACCAAGCAGCGGAGCAGTTGAAGAAGAAGGGAGAAACGGTCGATCACGATTCTTTCCCTTTCGGTAAGGCAGTGATGCTCGGAATTGCGTATAGTGCGTCGATCGGAGGACTTGCGACACTAATCGGTACACCGCCGAATACGATCTTCAAGGCGGTTGTAGAACAGACCTATGCCATCGAGATATCTTTCGCAGGTTGGATGACGTTCGGGGTACCATTATCTTTGCTGTTGTTAGCGATTGCGTGGGTGTATTTAGTCAAGGTCGCTTATCCCATGAAAATGAAGGAGCTGCCTGGAGGGAGGAAGGTGATCAGAGAAGAACGCAGGTCGCTTGGTGTTATGTCTTTTGAAGAAAAAACGGTGCTGTTGGTTTTTACCGTGACAGCTGCAGCCTGGATATCCCGCTCCTTTCTTCTGGTACGGATTAATGAAAATATCAATGATACGATGATCGCTATGATTGCTGCAGTCATCCTGTTCATCCTTCCCTCTAAAAAACGTAAAGGAGAACATCTACTGGATTGGGATACAGCAAAAGGACTGCCATGGGGGATCTTGCTGTTATTCGGTGCCGGGCTGGCCATTGCTTCAGGATTTCAGGAAACCGGACTGGCAGAATGGATAGGTAATCAATTAACTGTACTCCAAGGGGTGCATCTGCTCTTGATTATCGTTATCGTAACGGGGATGGTTATATTCCTTACAGAAATAACATCCAATACAGCCACGGCAACTATGATGTTTCCGATTATGGCCTCCCTTGCGAGTGCTCTTTCTGTACACCCTTACAGTTTGATGATCGCTGCAGGGATTGCTGCAAGTTGTGCGTTCATGCTCCCGGTTGCGACTCCGCCGAACGCCGTCGTTTTCGGGTCTGGTTATTTGCGTATCCCGGATATGGCGAAAGCGGGGTTGTGGTTGAATATCCTTGCAGTCATCCTGGTTACTCTTGCCATCTATTTCTATCTTCCGTTCGTCTGGGGGATCGATTTGAACGAATTTCCAAGTCAATTCCAATCCTAG
- a CDS encoding ATP-binding cassette domain-containing protein — MKAIKCENVTKTYKKKKALDRLNVSIEAGKIVGLVGRNGAGKTTWMKVAAGMVKESKGSVEVFGEHPFNNLRISANSVYIDDRMSFPATLTLEEVLMEGKRFYQYWDHDLALRLFDYFGFERGESHHTLSKGRESIFHMIFGLATRCSLTIFDEPTTGMDAAVRKDFYRALLKDYLSSPRTIVLSTHHLEEMEDILEEVLLLHKGKLLLQTSMDELKEYAVRLTAPLEILRPWTRNREILYEQHPEERNSCVIVRNDWTETEQTEMRKEGIRIAPVSASDVCVYMTEDKVGRGGIDDVFDRSENR; from the coding sequence GTGAAGGCGATCAAATGTGAGAACGTAACCAAAACATATAAAAAGAAGAAAGCCCTGGACCGTTTGAACGTCTCCATTGAAGCGGGTAAAATCGTTGGTTTAGTCGGACGTAACGGTGCCGGTAAAACGACATGGATGAAGGTTGCTGCCGGAATGGTGAAAGAATCGAAAGGAAGTGTGGAAGTATTTGGAGAACATCCGTTCAATAATTTGAGGATATCGGCTAATTCTGTTTATATCGATGACCGGATGTCTTTCCCTGCAACCTTGACTTTGGAAGAAGTCCTTATGGAAGGGAAAAGGTTTTACCAGTATTGGGACCATGATCTTGCTTTACGTTTATTCGATTATTTCGGTTTTGAGCGCGGGGAAAGCCATCATACGCTCTCAAAAGGAAGAGAAAGTATTTTTCACATGATCTTCGGTCTTGCCACACGATGTTCCTTGACAATCTTCGACGAGCCCACAACAGGGATGGATGCAGCCGTTCGAAAAGATTTCTATCGTGCCTTGTTGAAAGACTATTTGTCCTCTCCGCGCACCATTGTTTTATCGACGCATCATTTGGAGGAAATGGAAGACATACTGGAGGAAGTGCTTCTTCTCCACAAGGGGAAGCTGCTTCTCCAGACCAGCATGGATGAACTGAAGGAGTATGCCGTCCGCCTCACTGCACCCCTGGAGATACTGAGGCCATGGACCCGGAACAGAGAAATTCTTTATGAACAGCATCCTGAGGAAAGAAACAGTTGTGTCATCGTAAGAAATGACTGGACGGAAACGGAACAGACGGAGATGAGGAAGGAAGGCATTCGTATCGCTCCTGTCTCTGCCAGTGATGTTTGCGTATATATGACGGAAGATAAGGTTGGCAGAGGAGGAATTGACGATGTCTTTGATCGAAGTGAAAACAGGTGA